One stretch of Alcaligenes faecalis DNA includes these proteins:
- a CDS encoding DUF4224 domain-containing protein: protein MGGHMGADVFLTPAEVAELTGINKGKRISGHLLHREQLQVQWLRTSGIPFFENARGRPIVARAAIEGRTAGGDPKPVRAWQPSVLTGG from the coding sequence ATGGGAGGGCATATGGGAGCAGATGTGTTCCTCACGCCTGCTGAAGTCGCAGAGCTCACAGGAATCAACAAGGGCAAACGAATCAGCGGGCATCTGCTACATAGGGAGCAATTGCAGGTTCAATGGCTGCGGACATCCGGTATCCCGTTTTTTGAAAATGCGCGTGGCCGACCAATAGTAGCTCGCGCCGCTATAGAGGGTCGCACGGCTGGCGGTGACCCTAAGCCTGTACGCGCTTGGCAACCTAGTGTCTTAACAGGAGGATAA